In one window of Halomarina pelagica DNA:
- a CDS encoding SipW-dependent-type signal peptide-containing protein codes for MSDKPIRLSRRKMLAGLGTIGVASTVAGLGSYAAFSDDAQAKATFTAGDLDGTVRWSASYNGEIVDQSQGDEGDHNDLADGHPVRIQARPEEGLVGLSVQDLKPGDFGSIVFELSVETNPAWVTSCIGYENDDDNGINNPESYSDDPQARPGHVTDDRGEGEGELADALLVLPFYDADVRSSFFDGDNPGVYRVDAGRYECNPEYVRDYADGTTAEFWDNAEECTFLPQTVAEVAKHPLKGGTVLWNYPGATQFIAKVLGVPYDGEYGRGCTLLNGAQRGNTDNTQVPEDLVQPLMPVVDSAGEEHPENVVRFGYDWHLPYTVGNEVQTDQLDVLFGFHFQQYRHNRNPLAPSMFTPGTGASSGEHEGDDLE; via the coding sequence ATGTCAGACAAACCGATTCGACTGTCCCGGCGCAAGATGCTCGCGGGACTCGGCACGATCGGCGTCGCGTCGACCGTCGCGGGGCTCGGAAGCTACGCGGCGTTCAGCGACGACGCCCAGGCGAAGGCGACGTTCACGGCGGGCGACCTCGACGGTACGGTGCGGTGGTCCGCGAGCTACAACGGGGAGATCGTAGACCAGTCCCAGGGGGACGAGGGCGATCACAACGACCTCGCCGACGGCCACCCCGTCCGCATCCAGGCGCGGCCCGAGGAGGGGCTGGTCGGGCTGAGCGTACAGGACCTGAAGCCCGGTGACTTCGGCTCGATCGTCTTCGAGTTGAGCGTTGAGACGAACCCCGCGTGGGTCACGTCCTGTATCGGCTACGAGAACGACGACGACAACGGCATCAACAACCCCGAGTCGTACAGCGACGACCCGCAGGCTCGACCCGGTCACGTCACCGACGACCGCGGCGAGGGGGAGGGCGAACTCGCCGACGCCCTGCTGGTCCTCCCGTTCTACGACGCCGACGTTCGGTCGTCGTTCTTCGACGGCGACAACCCCGGCGTCTACCGCGTGGACGCGGGGCGCTACGAGTGCAATCCGGAGTACGTCAGGGACTACGCCGACGGCACGACCGCGGAGTTCTGGGACAACGCGGAGGAGTGCACCTTCCTCCCCCAGACCGTCGCGGAGGTCGCGAAACACCCACTCAAGGGCGGGACCGTCCTCTGGAACTACCCGGGGGCGACGCAGTTCATCGCGAAGGTGCTCGGCGTGCCCTACGACGGCGAGTACGGGCGGGGCTGCACCCTGCTCAACGGCGCGCAGCGCGGGAACACCGACAACACCCAGGTCCCGGAGGACCTCGTCCAGCCGCTCATGCCGGTCGTCGACTCGGCGGGCGAGGAGCACCCCGAGAACGTCGTTCGCTTCGGCTACGACTGGCACCTCCCGTACACCGTCGGGAACGAGGTCCAGACGGACCAGCTCGACGTACTGTTCGGGTTCCACTTCCAGCAGTACCGCCACAACCGGAACCCGCTCGCGCCCAGCATGTTCACGCCGGGAACCGGCGCGTCCAGCGGCGAGCACGAAGGCGACGACCTGGAGTAA